The Apium graveolens cultivar Ventura chromosome 10, ASM990537v1, whole genome shotgun sequence nucleotide sequence TTAAACATACGTCTTAAACAAAGGAATATAGGATGCGCCCTGACGGGTAGACGCGTCCTGCGTGGTTGCAGTGCGGTGAAATTTTAACCGACTGTTAGCAATTTGGGGAAAATGTAATAAAACCCTAAAAACATGTAATTCAAGAATCAAAACAGCAAAATATGGAGATTTgttatatatacacatatatatacatgaCGAAAATGAAGAACAGTGCATGAAAACACGAAGAGTACGAACGGTTTCTTGCTCATTAAAATCGATTTACTCAATCAAATAAGGAAGTAAAAGAAGATCTGTGTACCTTGTGAGTTGACGGTTGGATTGAGCTAAAGAAATCAGGAAATGGCCGACTGAATCGTCGGAGTTTTGAACTTGAAATTTAGAGGCGACGGCAATGGTGATTTTCTGAGAGGGAGAAAGATAAAAATGACGGTGGGAGTTCCCTCTTTGGGTATTTATAGAGGAAGGGATACCTGACGTGGAGGACAGCTGTATGCCACAAGTATAGAGTGAAGGTAAGGCATGTCCTCAGCAATTGACGCGTCCTGTGAGCCAAATTTCGTTGCTTGGATTTAAGGAtaaaaattccaattttgttttcaactgcaaatggaatttggggggtagttgttatacccaaaatttggcattgaaTTGACTCGGGTCAAATGCGGATTATGTGCGGTCAAACCCGGTATTGCGTTGTAGAAGGTTAGGACGCGTCCAGGTACCGAGGACGCACCTACATTTGAGGAGATGTTTTATGGTCTAGAGATGGCGAAGCTTGTGAGTGCATGATTGGGAGAGGACGCACCCAAGCGTTTTGGACGCGTCAATAGTGGTGAAAGTATTTGGCAAATGTAGTCTTTTGACAATGGAAGTTGGAGGACGCGCATGTCTCTATTAGGACACGTCTTGTTGTTGTGGCATGCTGTAAGAAACGGTTGATGAAAAAACAAAGTTGATTTTATAAAGGTGAGGACGCGCCCAGAgtcttaggacgcgtcctgtggtTGGTCAATACACTTTTAATGATGACTTCAGGGcaaagcttgcatggagaggagcaatggagattgtttttactaacgtatttattgcaggtactctttgaagaattccctccttgagacggtcaaggagggggatgtccgtgaaaagcttgaaggcctccaggggtatgcctaatgattgaaggcctcctcctgtattcaacgggtgtcctcgttggggatgcggagttaacattggtgtgtgctttgagaactctgttcttgtattcaacgggtgtcctcgttggagaactttggagtcatcccGCACTTTGCACCTAAGAGCTTGGgtcacctgtcctgttatctggcGGGTTATCCTCATTCGAGGGAAAGGGATGCgtctggcacttggggtgaaccgtggttGTACCTGCGTCCATAAATCAAGGGaaatagctgtagcggagtggtatccttgcgcagggaaatgcattatccgtgaagtcctgcgattacggacgagtcttgggcctttgcggttgggcctcatagttggacattcctaaagctagcggaagatggactttggatgggcttctaccgggcctaggaataagaagtctaagcccattagatttcttgttccacaagaactacgtcaggTTTGATCCTTATATAAAGGGTATGTAGGCACATtgaaagggtaagaagttgagagctgataagagagccaccacttactctgatcaatttcagcctaaaacaaacacaaaccaccacacaccgcttaattttccggcgaagaaccaccgtcacagatcttagttccggcgagaaacctcaatctttgttgttatcagattcctccgtcaacacgTGTGTTTTTATTCAACTGATAgtacttcaattttttttatttttgttacgACTGCCTTGATCAATGTACTGATTATGAATTATTGGCATTCAGATGACTTCAGCCCCAGATAGCTATAACCCGGGAAATCACGACGAAATTGACTTTGAATTCGTTGGTGGTACAGTTTTGCATACTAATGTTTTTGCAGGTGATTCCGGGAATAGAGAGGAAAGATATCAACTTTGGTTTGATCCTAGAAAGGACTTCCATCTATACCAAATTCTTTGGAACCCAAATATTATTGTGTAAGTTTGTCTTCCTTATTCTTGTTTCATGGGGTTGATCCTCGCAATTTATAGACGCACACTTTTTGGTGACATTGAGACGAAAATAAATATTCTCGTTTACAGATTATACTGTGAAATATTTGATCTTAATTTTAAATAAAGGATGTCCACCTATATATCATGGTTGTCACAACCTTACCTATCGGTTCCTTTTTTCAATTTTCAGTTCTTGTAATTTGCATGAAATACACAAGACTCCCGTATGACAAACTCTTAGTACCGATAGAAACTCGCTTTATGATACTTGAACTTGGTGTACATTGATGAAGTTCCAGATTTGGACCTAAATCCAACTCCAAGAGTGACCTAAAtgtccaaatttggaccgattTCGGTCCAAATTCATCCAACAGTGGCCTAAAtctcggtccaaatttggaccgataAATAGTGCCGACCTAAAtttcggtccaaatttggaccgaggttaaaataatagtttttaatGTATTTCTTTtagtttattaaataaaattttgatttcaGGTACTTAAATATGCAATTAACCGGTATTaggatattattattatttatttaaataataatttaaattaaaaaaatatttaaacgtaattaaataaatatcattGCATTTCTTAAATTCAAATTACGAATACATTCAAACATTACTATAAAGATTACAACACATAAAACTTAATTTGAAACACAACATAAATGAAAATGCGATAAGAACTAAATTATTAATTTAGTCCGACAAATTAAATCGACTTCCTCCAGGATAGTCAAAATTATTGCCCGTAACTATTTAGGTTGTTTTGAGATCCTtaaccttcatcttcagatccTCGACTTTGAGATGAAGAACGTTGCTCTTTAGATCTTTTCAGCATGATTCTAGTATGTTCATCACAAACAAATTCATGTATGTTTGGATCAGATATCGagttcaaattttttaataaaatctTATTTTCTTCCTTATATTCAGCAAATGATAATTTTCGTTGTGAATCTTGATTCTTTTTTTTCATTAGTTCCACGAGCTGATTATTCTGTTGAATAATTATAGCAATTCCTTCTTCGTGTTTGCGTTTTCCTTTTGCCTTTTTCACTCCAATTGGGCAACCAGTTGATATTGTCCCAATTTCTTCATCAGTTGAATTAATGTCAAATGCAGACAAGTTCGGACCGATATCTTCCTCGGTTAAAGTCGGACGGTGGACAGTAGGTGTTGAATCAGGGTTGGCGAATTTCTCACAATCTTTAAGAATGTCCTATACGTGATCAAATTTGAACCCTTTTCGGTATTTTGGGTCCTCCGCTAGGATTATTTTAGCTTGAGTCAtctgtaaaataataaaaataatatatattctCTAAACAAACAACTTATACATCTAAAAAAATTAGTACATAATATTTTATACTTACAATATTCTGACTTGAAGCACCACTTGGATTCTGCTTCTCAATTTGCCGCACACATCCATTCAGTTTGGAAACTGCAGTATTGATAGCTTGCATGCGTTTTCTCAGGGATTCTCTTGTGCGGCCTAAATGTTGGTATCTTAAATCCGAGTGAAAAGCACTTTCAACTCGAGCCCAAAACTAATATCCAGATTGATTAATCCCTATGATTGGATTTTGAGATATGTCAAGCCAAACATGACATAAGTATTTTTGTGTTGGAGATAAGACATCTTAATCCAACAGTTGTATGAAGATGAAATCCATCCAATGAACTAGATAGAATTACATGAGATTACCTTATATTTTGTGTTGGAGATAAGATATCTTCATCTAACAGTTGTATGCAGATGAAATCCATCCAATGGACTAGATAAAATTAGATAAGATTATTTTGTCCTTTTGTGTTGGAGGTAAGACATCTTAATCCAACAGTTGTATGAAGATGAAATCCGTCCAATGAACTAGATAGAATTACATGAGATTACCTTATCTTTTGTGTTGGAGATAAGATATCTTCATCTAACGGTTGAATTGCTCCTCCCGCACATTATATAATTCAAGGGAAAGAGTATGATACCGGACACTACCTAGCTGATGGTATATATCCAAAATGGTCTATTTTGGTGCAAATTATTCAAGATCCACGTGGtctaaagaaaaaattatttgcaaTGAAACAAGAAGCATGTCGAAAAAACGTTGAACGTGTATTTGGAGTACTCAAATCTCGTTTTGCAATTGTTGCAGGACCAACACGATTTTGGAGTAAAAGTGTAATAAAAGATATAATGGTTGCGTGCATTATTTTACATAATATGATAGTTGAAGATGAACGTGATTTAAGTGCACCAATTCAAGAGCAGTTTAAAGTGCCAAATCCAGAAGTTGAAAGAGATCAAATTGATGATGCACGTTTTCAACAATTCCTTGGCCGTTACAGAAAAATTAGAAATAAGGAGGCTCATATTGCGCTTCGAGATGCACTAATTGAGTATTTGTGGGAAGAATATACTAATTCTGAGAATTAGTATTAGTTAACGATATTTTAAGATTTAATTAATATTTGTACTTTTCTTATTTGAATGTAAAGTTTTATGAACggttttattataaaaattataactaAATGAGTTTACTATTTTTCATATATAAAGTTTAATTAGAATTCTATTATTCATTTAttaacaattttaaaataaaacaagtaattaataataataataaaatatacagATAATATCTTACATCatacaaaaataatatatttattattataagaacttaaaataattaaataaacattttGAGATTTGGACCGAAATTAGACCAAACTGTTGGGTTGGAGAGGgttcggtccaaatttggaccaaACTCTTGGAGTTGCTCTAAGCCCTAAAGTAACTCAACCTAATTGCATATCAGAATCTACTATAATGTAAACATTATAATCTGACAATCAGCGACCTACATAACAAAACATGACTATGCTTTTATAAACACTATAATCTAAACATGACTACTtgcatatcagaatttactatAATCTAAACACTATAATCTAACTATCATACAATCCTTATCATATTTGCTTGTGTCTTATCTGGAGATGCAAAAAGCAACTCTACTTCGCAGCTAGTTACCAGCACGTCGAAATTCGTATTATACCATTAACGCCTTAATATATCTTTGTACCATATAGTTGGCTTATGAGCCTTAAACTCAACGACAAATTTAACTGCTCCATGGTTATTCGCAATTCTCTTCTGAACAGCTTTTACCGTTGAAATTATCTATCTTCGTCGACGATTATCCTCGAAAAattatatatgtttatatatagaACAATAGACTTTTTTTTAAAGCTAGATGCACTTTTTTACAGGGAAGGAGAGTAAAGAATTGAAATCTCGACCATCTGGATCTCACAGCAAAGAGTGTCGTATCAGTAGTTTAAGCCCATCTGTAATAACTTAACCTAAAATATTCGTAACttaaaatactttatatgaatTCTTTTTAAGTTAAAGATAATTTTAACATGTTGGAGCTATCCAGCTACGTTTACAACCCATTGTAGCCACGGAAGGATCCAGTAAAATGACGTCCTCcctaaaattaaaattagttCAAAAATATAATAGTGTCTCAGACAGAATATATAACAACAAACATATATTgtcaaaaaattatgaaaaacgATTACCACAACCACAAACGAAACTCGTTAATGTACTGAGCTAACATGGCAATTCACCAAGGATTATTGCGTCTTTTTGAAAAGAGTGATCATTAACATAGTTCTCAGCATTTAAAACAAACAATATATATCACAATAAAATAGGACTTAAATACTTATAATTAAACCGGTCTAATCAGCCAACAAATTGTTGGTGCAGTTGTTGAGGTCAACCCGCGCCTCAGTATATAATAATTTTGCATGCTTGAGAATTATTGATCAACATCTCTGCCCGCATCTTCTCCGGAGAATTGAAAACCAACAGTACATTGCACTTTAATACGAAGATAGGAGTCTTATTCCACCATAACCACCTTTGTACCCCACGGTGCTTAAATTTGATTTTCGAGTCACCACTTAATTGAACATCAAACCTAACAGTACCATTATTCGCAATATTCTCATCAATGACTTTCATGGTCATGTCATCTACGTTGTCTGACGCTCCCCAAAAGTCTAGGGTTAAATAAAAGTTACGCTTGTTTAAATTTATATGAAACGAAGTTTCTTCTCCAAAAGTGCATGTTCTTGGCTTTCGTAAAATACTGAAAAACAATCGCCATAGAACTTGAAAGATAAATCGGCACTATGGAAATTGGTGATATTCATGCAGATGTTCCCATGAGATCTAATGCTAGGGTCTGAGAGGTTGAAGTTGGAAACAGTAAGCGAGTCGATTTCGAATTTCGGAAGCTTGGAACTGGATATAATAAAACTTTCATGGAGGCATAAGAAGATACTTAAGGCAATAAATGAAAATATTGCTACTATTGGGAATATAACTTGGCACAATTCTTCTCCACGATCATCTTCTAGATCAAATATTATTCGCCATCATATCATATCATAAATTGAAGTAGTCACCGGAAGAAAAGAGAAGAGATTATTGCAGATGTGTTGAATGAGATGCGTGTATATATACTAAGTATCCAGGGGTAATGAAATATGGTTTTGGAATTAATTagttctatatattttttttatattttttatatactAGTATCCAGGGGTAATGAAACATGAGCTAAGGGAAGGTAAATTATTGCCTCGTAAATAACGTAAAACCTTGTTcggatttatatatatatacatatattttttttatattttttattattataatttattttagtttaatTAAGGCCATAGCTGAAAATCCTGCTACTATTTGGAATGTAATTAACCTATTTTTGGttttatgaatttatttattttaatttaatcaaaaaaattacataattagttatcatttttatttataatattactattatttgataatattattaaataaaggAATCTTCAATTTTATTAATgccatataattttttttaatgcACGCAAACAGTGTTATAGAAATCGGCCGTATCACCGATAAATCGGCCGAAATATCGTTCAAATTCATGATGCCGATATTATTGCCATGAAACGCTCTATAATATGTTTttctgaaatcgggtcaaaaacgGGTCCAAAATCGGCAAAGTCAACGGGTCGGACAAAGAAGAAATGTACAGATAAAGAAGAGAGGAAGAGGCAGGGAGACAGAAGCGGTGGACATGCACTGAATCGGAGGCCGGCAGTAGAAGATATATCTGAGGGAGAGGGAGTGGCCGGGGTAGACGACGGCGGATGAGAAGAGATAGTATTAATTAGATGGATAAAGAAAGAAAAGTGAGAAGAACACTACTTTAATCAAAATGACACGCTGCCTACCTTCTTCAAAAAAGCAGTAT carries:
- the LOC141691642 gene encoding uncharacterized protein LOC141691642, which encodes MKQEACRKNVERVFGVLKSRFAIVAGPTRFWSKSVIKDIMVACIILHNMIVEDERDLSAPIQEQFKVPNPEVERDQIDDARFQQFLGRYRKIRNKEAHIALRDALIEYLWEEYTNSEN